TTGAAAGTGAATCCCGGCACAGAGACGCTCGCGAGCATTAGCCGCTGTCGCGAGATTTGAGGAAGGGCCGAAGGAAGAAGATATCTAGACATTGAGATCGAAAACGGGAGGCACGGCAACGCGCGTGCGCAGAAGCAAGGCCAATTCTGACGTCTTCTTCCGGTGCGAGACAACTCCCGGCCGGAAGAGGGCAGCAGCGGCCATTTTGCAGAAGCGTTTAACTTTGCTGGAGGAGGCGAGGCGAACAGAGGAGGCCACGTCAGACCGCGCCGAGCTCGAGCTCTCCCAATGGGGTGCCTGGGGAAGCTTCCCGTGATTGGCTCGCAAGAGCTGATTACGTGCACCATCCGGTCCAGCCCTCAGCAATTAAATTGGCCTGCCGAGCTCCACGCTCCCTCTCTCTCCCGCCCGCGCTGGAGGGAGCTGATGGCGCGCCCTCTGAAGCTCTCCCTGGCCCCTGTCCGCCAGGCCTTGGTCCTGCTGCTGTTCTTCGTTGGACTCCCCTGCTGCTCAGGTATCGGGCGGGCTGAGGGGGGAAGGGATAGCCACCTCCTCTCCCGGGCTTGGCGGGGGGAGGGCCGGTCCGGCAAAATAAAGGGTGCGTGGGGAGGGGTGCGGAAGGGAGAGGGCCCGGGCCCCGACCGCGAGGCGGCCGCCAAGAGGCAGCCCGCTCGGCCCCTGGAGGGCCTGGAGTGGACTAATTGGACTAACTGAAGTACTCCTAACCTGGCCAGGGGCTCTTGGAGGGGGGGTTCGCGCCGGGCCTCTGTTTTATAATCGTcgcccgccccctcccccccttgcAGGCTTTAAAGCGTTACGTGGACGGTGCCACGTACTCCGTTAGCAGTAAAATTCACCAACTCATCTATGTGgacttgggggagggggtgggctGCGGGCGAGCACTTTGAATAacttttgccccccccccccaatttcctGCGCACGTGTGGAGTACCCGGATATCGAGTGACTGCAGGCTATGCCACTTTTCCTGGGCCTCAAGTTTCTCGAAAAATGAGAACCTTGAACTCTAGGTGGCTCTTGGGAGTTCTCCTGCATATTAAATCCAACAGTTACCAGTAATGGCTTTTCTTTCTCTACTGCggttcccccacccccaatctaATTGCACAGAAAGCTTTACTAGTTGTTTCCAGAGTGAATTTTAAGTAGACTCAAGCCTGGGTTAAAGCACCATGACATGGTCTTAGCCTTCTGTCTTGTGGTTTGAGTCTAGTTGCTTAGGAACGTGCATGGCTTTGGATTTATGAAAAACCCTTCGAAACAGGGTTTCTCATAGTGTATTCCATGCCAGAGAAATTGACTACCCCGAACCATTGCCTGGCCTCCACATCTGTAGGCCTTAGGCACTGAAGTGGGTAGGACAGGATGTTAAAACATCTTCTGCCTCAACCGTCGAGGTAGAGCCAAAGGGACACAGGACGTTTGCCTGTGCTGATACTGGTCCTCTCAAGGGCCCCTTCATACTGTATATACATACTCCTACCACCAAGCCACCCCAATGGTATAATGTTAATGTGATATTCTTTATCCTCTCAAAACAGCGGAACCATGCACCGAGCCTATGATCACTCCTTCCTACTACACCACGTCTGATGCAGTCATTTCCACTGAGACTGTTTTCATCGTTGAGATCTCTCTGATGTGCAAGAATGGAGCACAGGTGAGGGAGGAACTTGGGAAGAGCCTTTATGCAAGAGGTATAAAGTGCCTCTGATCCTGGATTTACCAATTCCTTGTATTTATTCATGAGTCCTTCAACTTTTAAAGTAGCTTTCACATCCatgatggattttttaaaaaatccaaccatATGATCTTGTCCCCAGACTAGACCTTTTTAAGTGCAGTCAAATATTTGCATGCCAGTTCACTACAAAATGCTTAAGAAATACCAGATATTttaccaaataaaaaaaataccaagaaatCCTGGCAAGAGTGCATACCATATGAAGAATGATTGAATGGAGGCTTCCTGCAGAAAGGGCTTGGAATAGAGTGACAGTTGTCTTGAGTTATAGGACTCCTGTTACACTTATTTTACATGCTCTAGGGAGCAGAACTAGTTAGAAAACAAGTTAGAAACAAATTTCAGTTAAACAGGAAGAATTTTCTGTTAATCAAGTCATCCAAAAGCAGGCTAGTCTGTCTTAGGAGATCGTCCTTCTGGCAGGCATAATAACCTCTGAGAAATGGCCGCCATTGAGCTGGACACAGAACCAAGTTCTCCTAGAGTTGGATTTCTTTCCCCTGGCCTAAATCATATGTGAACATTTATTCCTAGAAAAAAAGATAGGCTGGTTTAAAATCCTCAGCTGGTATTCAAATGTGACAAATAATCTGTCACGGTTTGGGGAGGGGGTGGTTAGAGCAGGACTTCTGAAAGGTTTTAAGGGTCCCAGACTCCAGTGGCAGTCTAGTGATCAATGTGGACTTTGTCTCCAAATATTTTAAGTTCGTGGACTAATGTGGTATGTGTCCCTACCCCACATAAGTCTGTTGACAAAGCTCTAACAACCTTCTCAAAAAGATCTTGGGCTTTTGATGATGCCTttgaaagtattttgtatttgctaaAAAGATTTATTAGCCAAGCAAAACATGATTAAATCTAAGAGTGATTGCCTGCCAGCTACCTCTAGGAGGCCATGAGTTAAGTATTTGTACTATGTGTTCCAGATTCTATCCTTGAAAGGGTTGGGATCAGGGAATTTAGGTgggttaaaattttattttactgacctTTACTTTCAGTCATGGGTATAGGAAAGATTAGGAGAGGAGTCCATATGCTTTGTTAGACTGCCAAGGGAGGGTCTGGGACTCCTAGACTCTAGATCTAGGACAGAAAGAAGTCTAGAGGGTGGAGCTAGGTAGGAATAGGGCACAAGGCATTATGACTTAAGGGGTTGATTTCCCCCAAAAGCTTAGTACCTCACATTTTCCAGGGTTCCTTCCTAGCATGGTTTTTGAATTGATGGTAGGTCCCTTCTCCATGGGCCTCTCATAGTGAATTCCATGCCAGAGAAATTGACCACCCCGAACCATTGCCAGACCTATACCTGTAAGTCATGAGCACTGATGTGGGTGGCACAGCATAGTGATTGTATGAATGTCCTTTTTGAGGGCTATCTCTGGCTTCCTTTGATTTTGCCTGTCtcaattgctccccagaatgtaGCCCTCTATGCTGATGTTAATGGAAAGCAGTTTCCAGTGACCCGGGGTCAAGATATTGGCCGTTATCAGGTAAGAGAGGGGAGAGTGCTTGGGCTTTTACAGGAAGGAGGTCCCTGGGCTGATAGAATGAGAAGACAACACCCCGGGGGATTT
This is a stretch of genomic DNA from Sminthopsis crassicaudata isolate SCR6 chromosome X, ASM4859323v1, whole genome shotgun sequence. It encodes these proteins:
- the SSR4 gene encoding translocon-associated protein subunit delta — protein: MGCLGKLPVIGSQELITCTIRSSPQQLNWPAELHAPSLSRPRWRELMARPLKLSLAPVRQALVLLLFFVGLPCCSAEPCTEPMITPSYYTTSDAVISTETVFIVEISLMCKNGAQNVALYADVNGKQFPVTRGQDIGRYQVSWSLEHRSAHSGTYEVKFFDEESYSLLRKAQRSNEDISAIRPLFTVSVDHRGAWNGPWVSTEVLAAMIGMVVYYMAFSAKSNIQA